Sequence from the Panicum virgatum strain AP13 chromosome 5N, P.virgatum_v5, whole genome shotgun sequence genome:
GGCGGTGCCGCGGTGGAGGCCCGGGGTACCGGGGCGGAGCCGCGGAGGCGGGCAGGCGACGAAACACATTTACGGcctcgcggaggcggaggagaagAGCCAAGGCGAGGAGGCGGTGCCAATGCTGCGGTGGAGGCGCGGGGCATCGGGGCCGACCGACGGAGCTGGAGCTGCGGAGGCGGGCAGGCGGCAGGGCGAGTGGGGAAATGGGGCTAGGGTTGGGGGagcggggagggggggggggcgggagTATATACTCCCCTTTCTTCTGGCTGTGGGCTGGGCTCGATCGTTGGAGTTAGCGGGTGTTATCGGGCCAGCCTGTTAAATCCGTGTCGAGCTGTGCCAGCCCACGGCCTGGGGTGACGGCTCAAGCCCGAGCATGATTGACGGGCCGGGCCAGCCCGAGCAAGGTTGACGGCCCAGCCCGGGCACGGTAGGGAGCGGgccgggccgtgcttgggccgggctAAATTGGCCGTGCTTCGGGCGAACCAACGGGCTGCAGACTGTATGGACAAATATACGAATAATTATAAGTTACGTACGGACCACGAAGAaataaaagattttttttgtttgaagtAGAAAGAGAAGAATCGAGCACGTACGTTAGTAAAAAAACAAGGCCTAAACTTTACTCACATGTTTATCGCCTATTCATAACCGTCGTTACATTTATTCCCGACGCACATTTATACGGTGAGATAAGGTAGCAGATTAACCGTACGGTCACGTATCGTACACGCGTACATGCAGGAGCAGCCGAGACATTAACAGCAACTTAACCGCGACGATGACAGCGTAAGCGTGAGCACCGGCAGCGAACGAACGGACGGGCCGGGCGCGCGTCCCACCGATCAGACGGCGATGGAGTTGTCGagcttgagctcgccggcggcgggcgtcacggcggcggcgttggctcGAGCGGCCAGGACGTGGTCGCGGACCCGGGCGGCCATGCCGTCAAGCCCGGCCTGCAGGCGCGCCACGAGCGCCTCCCTGGGCGTGCCGCGCACGGGCTCGCACTCGAACTCCCAGCGCAGCTCgcaccccgcggcggcgccgggggcggcCGGGACGACGCGGAACGTGGCGAAGAAGAGGCCGAAGCCCATGCTGTTGTCGTTCATCTCGTAGCGGAAGAAGCGGCGCTCGGCGTCGTACTCGAGCAGCGTCTCGTGCGCCCagtcggccgcggccgcgccgccgccgccgggcggcggggcggtgcCCTCGCAGTAGCGCACGCACCCGGGCAGGCGCGGGGTGCCCGACGCCAGCCGGCACGCCGCCACGCGCGGGTGCCACCGGTGGAACGCCAGGAAGTCCGACAGCAGCGCCCACGCCTCGTCCGCCGTCGCCACGGCCACCGGCGACACCACCTTCCCCTCCCACTCCCACGCCCtactagcggcggcggcggcgctggcggccgggGAGGACTCGGTGGCTGCAGCCATGGCACCGGGCCTACGCAGCTAGGAGCTGGGACCTCTCTGCCGCGCCGTGCAAGTACGCGTCGGGCCTTGAGGGGTGTCGCCCACGGCTTGGGAACTACTGGTGTTGGACGGAGCCGCACAATTTATAGACGCCCAGGTGCAGCTAGCTCCGGTTTGGGTTCATGTCGATCGCCCGGGCGGCACCCGGGTCGGGTTGTTCGACGTGTCACGGGTCCGTGATTTTGTACAACGAACTCAAAGGTTGGTTAAGGTTTGTACGGCGTGCACGCTCGCATGTGTGCCATCCGTACGGACATGCAGGTCAGTACTGACGTTTTACGGCCAGGTCTGCACGTGGCCGTGTCATGGGTACACAGGTGCCCTGTACACGACGAATAACTTGAACTTGTAGCAGGCAGCACAGTACCGCTTTTCTGGGCCGAAGGGTCTGCAATGTTTGTGCGATCGTGACGTGTTGTTTGCACAGCacgggcgcgcggcgcgccatGCCATGCCACGGGAGGACAGGAGAGCGAGCAAGCTTTCGAGTCCGGTGTCCGGACACCACTGGCCACTTGGCATGggtcggcagcggcagcggcagccgcCCGACCGACCGAGCCCACGGGGCGGTGAGCTCAGCGCAGCACAGGCGCTCGCAGCAGAGGCAGCACAGGCCCCGCTTGAATCCGATCGGCGACACCCACACCACACACCCAGCCCCGGCGACAGCGCGGGCCGGcatggcggcgtggccgcgagGCGCGCCCCTGGCTTGGCCTGTTCCGGCGGCAGGATGGACAGGCCCGGCCAGGGCGGACCCACCCCTCCTCCGGCCCCGCGCAGCGAGCCCGTCCTTGTCGTCGCTGTCCGCGCCGCGCTGCCCGCCGTGGCTCGCTAgggcccgcgcgcgcccgcctcTGTCATCACACGTCGGCGAGCTCGACCCGATCGCGACCGGGTGATGTGATCGATCGATCCATCGATCGGTGGATCAACCCAATCGCTGAGCGGCTCCGGCGATAATAATGCGGCGATTGGGCCAGCGAACCGGCTCGGTAGGTTGCCGGAAGCTGGAATCATTGATTGGCGGCGCCAGGGCACGATCGAGCCCCCGACCACCCCCGTCTCTCttcgtcgccggccggcctccgatccgttccggcggcggcggcgaggtggccgtAGCCTGTGGAGCGCCGTTGCAAAATCCGCTTGCTCGGTCGCGGCCGCGCGTCGCGGTCGGCGATGGGAATGGGAATGGGAAAGCTGAAAGCTACAGTACAGGTGTGCGTGCCCACCCGTGGCCGTGGGCCGTGGCCTACTATACTAGTGCCGGCCTGGCCTCCGCCATGAAAGTCTCCCGCGAGCGACGGCGCGCTGGTCAGGGTCCAGGCCACTCATTATACGGGCTGCGCCTGCGCTGCGCTGGTGGTGCCCGgccggcatgggcggcgccgccgccgtacggAGGCTGGACCATGGCGTGGCACGCCGTTACGCCGGCGGCACTGTCAGACGAGCAGTAGTGCTGCGAGCTTTGCTGGTCCACTGTCCTGTCTGTGCTACTGGCACTGGCAGTAACGTGCGACCCCCAGGGCGGCCTTGGGTTGCTGATACCCCCAAAGCTACCACGCGTGACCTCACCGGCGCCGTACAATCGACAGCCCACACGCTGGCGTACGTACCGGGATGAATGTTCAGTTTCACTGTGGAGTAAAAACAGCAGGCAGCCAGGGCCAGCCACCCTCGCCTGGCCCTTGCAAAGTTGCAAGCCTTGCCAAACGGGAACACCGCCTGCGTGCAAGCGTGGCAAGGCCCGTTCTGGTTTGCAGAGAACGCACTCGGCGAGATCGCCGTCATTTTCGAACGGGGACGTCGCAACTCccaactgaaaaaaaaagaccCGCGACGTTTCGCGATCCCTGCAGACGCCGGCTACGCTTGGTTGCGCTTCCCTTTCGGCacagatgagatgagatgaccAGGAGGACGATCGGCGACTTGCACGGGCTCGCGCCCATACGGGATGCCGCATCAAGCATCTGCTTAGCTGCTGACCTGACAGTGAAGAGACCACTGTACTGGGTCTGTCAGTGCGATTCGAGCTTCGTGGAGATGACAGGGACGCCCCCGAGGTACAGCCAGTGGCCAGTCATCTAGCTAGCTCGTTGCGAAGTCCCCGTCTAATAATCAAACTCTGAAaataacagcagcagcagcagcaaccacaTGTGCATGCTGGTTTACTAGACAACAAGGCCGGCGAAGTCGCCTTTATCCAGCTACCCGCCGATCAATCAGTCGTCTCGAGAAATTCGTCCACACACACACTGATCACCGGCTCGGTCACCGGCGGAACGAAAGAAGCAGCAGGTTTACTGTAGCATACCTCGTTGGGCAGGTTGAGTGTGGCAGCTTAGCGTCAGCTGGCACAGGGCTCAGGCTCAGGCACAGGATCTGGAGCACGCAGGGCCCGTAGTGGTATGGGCTAGCTCACTCATTGCCCTGCTGTCCGGAAGCCTGTCTGCGGAAGGTTGCTGATCACGCGCAGCAAATCGATCGACTTGATTGGAAGTGGTGGAGTGGAGATGGCCTGCGCTGCGTGTGGCCGGCCTAGCTTGCATTGCTTGGGAGCGGCTGATGGCTGTCGGTCTGTGGATTGTAGTTCATCGCTAGTTGTGCGTGGCTGTCCTATGGAGATGGACATCAGCCACTCACGCAGGCAGTGTAGCTGTCGTGATAACGCTAGGAGCCTGTCCTGCCTGCCTAGGAATCCCTAGTGGCTGGTTGTAGGATCAGACAGGCGGCAGCTGAGGAGGCACGACGCACTGTGGAGGATTCAAGGGCCTGCTGCTGTGCCCTcctgctccaagcctccaatGGAGCCGGAGGAGAAAATAAGAAGTCGTGCAGCTTGTGTGGGCCTTCCGCAGGCCGAGCTCCTCTCTGTGGATGTGGATCGAGTGGTTATTGGGCCAGAAGCTCTTCAATGCCCATGGTGGATCCGCCAGTGGCCCATGTGGCATTGTGGGGGCGGCAGTTCGTGTGTGGCAGCGATGGAATATTCGTGGTCGCGGGGCTGTTCGTGTTGAATTCTTTAAATCTCCCGCTATAGCTTCTGTTATAATCCGCTATAGTTATTTGAGGCATCGTACTACTATTTTAACTCATGTGTAATTTAGCCTCTATAGCCCGCTATAATCTCATTTAGCCCGCAATTAGCTAATTTTTGAATCCAGCTGCTAAACtccttagcccgctatttagaACCATGGTTGAATTGAAACGTGACTcgtgagccgccgccgccgtggccgcccccACCACCCTCCTCAGGGGATAGAAAGGAAGGAAGACGGAGACGATGACCGTACGTACGCGCCGCTTTCCGATCcccctttctccttcctccctttTTCTGGAACCCAAAATTAACACAAACGCGGAGAGAAGACGGGACGGGCCGGGCGCGAGATCTGAAGCCGTCTGCATTATTGGCGAGCTTTCCTGCCGTGGCAATGGCGGAGCAGGAGCTTTCGCACGCCCGTGGCTAGCCTTTCCCCCGCGCGCGCTTTTCAGTTTCCCGGGCGGGGCCGCCTCCTCCTTGGTCTGTGGCGTCGCGTAGCCTGTTTGCTCTTCCCCACTGGCACTGTCcgcagccggccggcggccccatctccggtgggcggtggccggctGATTCAGCGCGATGGCTGCAGGGCACCACGTTCGGTTACGGCAGGAACGTACGGTCGTTACGGCCACACAAAATATCTGAATATACATATTATATTAGACTCTTTTTTCTTCTAATCAAGCCTTTCTTTGCAGTGCTTTTGCTCTGTTTGGCCTCTGTACTGGTGTACTGTAGCTCCGCACATGGACACGAGGCCGGTGTTTCATTCACCACCATCCCACTCTGCTTCCTTGTGCTGTAACTCCCACTCTGCAGCTTCTTTTTTGTTCACTCTGTCAGTAATTTCCCACTGTAGTATTATGATGATCCTTTCTTCAAATGGAGAGAATCTGCTCAGAGCCAAGCAACAGAAAGATATTACATTTTGGACCAACAAAAAGATATTACAGAGTGTTTAACGTTCTTATGTCCTGGACTGATTTTCAATTATTAGTTGCCAATCAGACAAAATACAGGAGCCTGATCTTCACCGAGCAAGATCTGCAACATACTAAGCAACACGACCACTCTGAAATCCTGCACGCAGACGCACAGGACGATAGGTTCAGAAATACTAGATCAAAGAACACAGCATGCATAGGTGACAGGTGATGGTTCAATGCAAAAGCAAGACAGGGACCAAAGTGCCTCTAGAATACTCACACTTGCACATACTACAAAACGAGAGCGCAAAGATAGTCATTTGGCCATGCCGGTTACAATTTTTATTACCAAAGAGGACATCAAAGCTCGCGGCTGTATTGGACAGGCCTGATTGCACTTGCACAGCCACGCTAGCGTATCAGCCTCCTTTCTCGATCACCTCTGCTTCATCAGCCAAAGTTATCCTTTTAAAACCAAAGTTGATTCAGAAAGGAAGGCGATGACAGCTTTGATTAATCAGGCATGAACTCGTTGCTGGTTGTTTGCTAACGTTTCCGGCAGCACCTTCGACTGTCGACTCGTGTTGTAACTGGTAACAGGTTCAGTTGCTGACCTGCCTAACTCGATCGCACTGCTgcagtagctagctagctgctccgGCATTCTTAGCAGTGAAGCTACCTGTTTCAGTTCCAGCATGCGCTTACTATGCTGCACGCGTGCCCCACCATGGACATTTCTTTCTCCAGAAAAGATGACAAAATCACAGGCCACTGCATGCTTGGAGATTTCCATGGAATGGCAAGCGTGGAAGGCTGTGCGAGTCCAAGGGAAACGGCGGCTCCATCCCGCTCTCTGCGCTAGCTGTTTCATGGCGCGGGACTTTTGGAAAGGGGCGCAGATGATAGTGGCTTTCCATAATTGCAGGAGGACTACTCCTCTCTGGCTAGTACACGGTCGCAGTTTGTTACCAAATCATGTGTGGATGTGACTAACCATCTGATAGAGCCGTTGTCGGTACCTTACAGCTGGGTACCCAATCCTACTGtaccaagactcgcgtagttatccgtaactacgccctaggTAGCTAAGCAGCCGGActccctggggtccgactccaacTCGCCGGACCAacagtcccggacccgcttcccgctcggggacatgtccggtgtcaccacgtgtcccagaggtggaaactCAGCACCAGTGACcgaggacccggacccccgcaggtgggtccgggacctccacgtgccatccggactcccgcagatgggtccgggacctccacgtgcctatccggacccccgtgaacTCTCGCCTCAgttagctgctcgggaggggtccggagccgccacgtgtcacgtagacgcgggcgcgggcgcaagccttccgctggaagctccctcacccacccacaTTAAATGCAAGAGGTTGAagcgggctctgctgcctctgggctcggggcagcttttgtcagtccacactgtggatcgccagttaccgaggcggctcgtcagttaccaagataagcattaaagactcagcgtcgtgcgcatgggcgacgagttatgatgaccagctactgactggagcaacagtgcacgctgctacagtggaccgAGTCAGTAGtacggcgcttcatcatgaccacGACGCGGGGCTgtagaggctagactctactctgacaggacagctcaagaccatccttggtcagaagctacgcacgaaagccgacgacaagatctacGGATCCGAGGCATTGAAGGcaaaagtgtagtttataatacatcgctgggtccacatgtcggggccccgctcagtgtacgtgctccccttggacatataaaagggagagcacccccgctagaacacagaacACACACAGACGCACGCCGGACTCAGCTCCAAGCTCTTccagactcaagcaatacaacacacagtgcacgtagggtattacgttccggcggcccgaaccactctaaacctggtGTGTTTATCGTGTTCTTCCTCTGAGATTGGGCTAATCGTAGCTAACCctcgagtactcaccctcttggtttaggcgggtgcacaacgccacccggctgtgtgtttgcacaccacgacatttggcacgccaggtaggggcgctttagctagttttagctcatctcttgcccatctccatggctcgggtgatt
This genomic interval carries:
- the LOC120676227 gene encoding lachrymatory-factor synthase-like, which gives rise to MAAATESSPAASAAAAASRAWEWEGKVVSPVAVATADEAWALLSDFLAFHRWHPRVAACRLASGTPRLPGCVRYCEGTAPPPGGGGAAAADWAHETLLEYDAERRFFRYEMNDNSMGFGLFFATFRVVPAAPGAAAGCELRWEFECEPVRGTPREALVARLQAGLDGMAARVRDHVLAARANAAAVTPAAGELKLDNSIAV